Proteins from one Paraburkholderia phymatum STM815 genomic window:
- a CDS encoding SDR family NAD(P)-dependent oxidoreductase encodes MVPTIPSFRLDGKAALVTGAGRGIGFAAAAALAQAGARVTLAARTAGEIEAACDALNAAGGVTDAMVLDITDSARVSEAINELGPFDVLVNSAGMNRPMNLVDVTDEDLDAVIALNVKATFYVSRAVSKGLLNAKKPGSIVNVSSQMGHVGSPGRTVYCATKHAIEGMTKALAWELGPQQIRVNTVCPTFIETAFTQNMFEKPGFRNWVTSKIALGRVGRIEETMGAVVFLASDASSLVTGSALMLDGGWTAA; translated from the coding sequence ATGGTACCCACCATCCCATCATTTCGGCTTGATGGTAAAGCTGCGCTAGTCACCGGCGCAGGAAGAGGCATTGGCTTTGCTGCCGCAGCTGCACTTGCCCAAGCGGGCGCGCGGGTGACGCTAGCAGCCCGGACAGCAGGAGAAATTGAGGCTGCTTGCGACGCTCTGAACGCAGCAGGTGGGGTAACCGACGCCATGGTTCTCGACATTACCGATTCAGCTCGTGTCTCAGAGGCAATCAACGAGCTCGGCCCGTTCGATGTGCTGGTCAACAGTGCCGGAATGAATAGACCCATGAATCTTGTTGACGTCACAGATGAGGATCTTGATGCAGTTATAGCGCTGAACGTGAAGGCTACGTTTTACGTCTCACGAGCCGTCTCAAAAGGCTTACTTAACGCAAAAAAGCCTGGCTCCATCGTCAACGTCTCCTCGCAAATGGGTCACGTCGGAAGTCCGGGGCGAACTGTTTATTGTGCGACCAAGCACGCCATAGAAGGCATGACGAAGGCGCTCGCATGGGAACTGGGACCACAGCAGATCAGGGTGAACACAGTCTGCCCGACGTTCATCGAAACGGCTTTTACCCAGAATATGTTCGAGAAGCCTGGATTCAGAAACTGGGTCACGTCAAAAATCGCCCTTGGGCGCGTGGGACGTATAGAAGAGACGATGGGTGCCGTTGTTTTCCTCGCCAGCGACGCGTCCTCTTTAGTCACCGGCAGCGCACTTATGTTAGACGGGGGCT
- the hisD gene encoding histidinol dehydrogenase → MAIQILKRGRSTEESTQEAAKVRDTVTGILADVSQRGDAAVAELSKKFDNWSPESFRLSEAEIAACVRSLSDGEVSDIKFAQAQVRNFAQAQRNSIRDVEVETLPGVVLGHKNMPVDSVACYVPGGKFPLVASAHMGVVTAKVAGVPRIITASPPVQGKPNPAVVAAMHLGGADEIYTFGGVQAIAAMALGTQSIDPVAMVVGPGNAYVAEAKRQLFGRIGIDLIAGPSETLVIADDSVDAEICATDLLGQAEHGFNTPAVLLTNSLQLAKDTLAEVERILKILPTANTAGVSWRDYGEVIVVDTLDEMISEADRIASEHVQVMTRDPDYFLKNMKNYGALFLGSRTNVAFGDKVIGTNHTLPTGKAARYTGGLWVGKFIKTCTYQKVLTDEASALIGSYCSRLCAIEGMIAHGEQANIRVRRYGHRNVPYGTAVPA, encoded by the coding sequence ATGGCAATTCAAATTCTTAAGCGCGGCCGCAGCACCGAGGAGTCCACGCAGGAGGCTGCAAAGGTCCGTGACACGGTGACTGGCATCCTTGCAGACGTTTCACAACGTGGCGATGCAGCTGTAGCGGAACTGTCGAAGAAGTTCGACAACTGGTCGCCTGAAAGTTTCCGTCTCTCGGAAGCTGAAATCGCCGCTTGCGTGCGCTCATTGTCCGATGGTGAGGTATCCGATATCAAGTTTGCACAGGCTCAAGTTCGCAACTTTGCGCAAGCTCAGCGCAACTCGATCCGGGATGTCGAGGTTGAAACACTCCCGGGTGTCGTCCTGGGTCATAAAAACATGCCGGTCGACAGCGTGGCGTGCTATGTGCCGGGCGGCAAGTTCCCGCTCGTCGCATCTGCGCACATGGGTGTTGTAACCGCAAAGGTAGCGGGCGTGCCGCGCATCATCACAGCATCGCCTCCTGTTCAAGGCAAGCCAAACCCCGCCGTCGTCGCGGCCATGCATCTCGGCGGTGCTGACGAAATCTACACTTTTGGTGGCGTTCAGGCGATTGCTGCGATGGCACTTGGCACCCAAAGCATCGACCCCGTCGCAATGGTAGTGGGACCGGGCAACGCTTACGTTGCCGAAGCAAAGCGCCAATTGTTCGGGCGCATTGGCATCGACCTGATCGCAGGTCCGTCGGAAACCCTCGTTATCGCGGACGACAGCGTTGATGCTGAAATCTGTGCAACGGACTTGTTGGGCCAGGCCGAACACGGCTTCAACACTCCCGCTGTTCTGTTAACCAACTCGTTGCAACTGGCGAAGGACACGCTTGCAGAGGTCGAGCGGATCCTGAAGATTCTGCCGACAGCCAATACCGCCGGTGTTTCCTGGCGTGATTACGGGGAAGTCATTGTCGTCGACACTCTGGACGAAATGATTTCAGAAGCGGACCGCATCGCATCCGAGCACGTGCAAGTGATGACGCGCGATCCAGACTACTTCTTGAAGAATATGAAGAACTACGGCGCACTGTTCCTCGGTTCTCGAACCAACGTCGCCTTCGGCGACAAAGTGATTGGCACGAACCACACGTTGCCCACAGGCAAGGCTGCTCGTTACACAGGCGGTCTCTGGGTAGGCAAATTCATTAAGACCTGCACGTATCAGAAAGTCTTGACCGACGAAGCAAGCGCGCTGATCGGATCCTATTGCTCACGCCTGTGTGCCATTGAAGGCATGATCGCACACGGAGAGCAGGCAAACATTCGCGTGCGGCGCTATGGTCACCGAAATGTACCGTATGGCACGGCCGTTCCTGCATAA